One Desulfatitalea tepidiphila genomic region harbors:
- the mltF gene encoding membrane-bound lytic murein transglycosylase MltF, translated as MCDKNCLWPALGSYPFLHASKKGSAPFAWLIGQIQADRPTSGSAAVIGVLFACQIIDQRLGSLFRSVIWNGWPWSSYYIFFQMLKKLKHTAVCLAALVGSITFTSCDRTLMLNDLEAVEDRGELVLLTRNNSACYFEAAHGYAGFEFELARAFAHHLGVKLRTVIVEEEADMVERLLRGEADIAAPGFPFGAPTNRMVNLGPGYLEVHEQVVGRRGGPAILRPEDLNQFQLWVTRNSAGLEQLKVLKDRYDDIRWRTLADRTSEEMLHMVWNESVPLTIVESNVLTLNQRYYPELVVHMNLGEPQQLRWAMHPQSRHLHRAVAQWFAQAGTQETIKGLVSHYYSHLEDFDYVDIARYRRRIFNLLPKYKNYFEGAADHYGLDWQLIAAQSYQESHWNPRAKSFTGVRGMMMLTLETAKTLGLKNRMAVEDSIYAGTRYMARLHRLVGTDVAEPDRTLIALAAYNLGFGHLQDARLLARRMGKPDNTWRSLREVLPLLQQKIYYQTLPHGYARGTEAVQYVDRIRTYYQVLNMAMAPDGMKAVGG; from the coding sequence ATGTGTGACAAAAATTGCCTGTGGCCTGCTCTGGGCAGTTACCCTTTTTTGCACGCTTCTAAAAAAGGGTCTGCGCCGTTTGCCTGGTTAATCGGACAAATCCAAGCAGATAGACCGACCAGTGGGTCAGCGGCCGTCATTGGCGTTCTTTTTGCTTGTCAGATCATAGACCAGAGGTTAGGTTCCCTTTTTCGGTCGGTAATTTGGAATGGGTGGCCATGGAGCTCATATTATATATTTTTTCAGATGCTTAAAAAATTAAAACATACCGCGGTATGCCTCGCCGCACTGGTCGGGTCCATCACCTTTACATCCTGTGATCGAACCCTGATGCTCAATGACCTCGAAGCGGTCGAGGACCGAGGGGAACTGGTGTTGCTGACCCGTAACAATTCCGCCTGCTACTTTGAGGCGGCCCACGGCTACGCCGGTTTCGAATTTGAATTGGCCCGGGCTTTTGCCCACCACCTGGGTGTAAAATTACGGACCGTCATTGTCGAAGAGGAAGCAGACATGGTCGAGCGTCTGCTTCGTGGCGAAGCCGACATCGCGGCGCCCGGCTTCCCCTTCGGCGCCCCCACCAACCGCATGGTCAACCTCGGCCCAGGATATCTCGAGGTGCACGAGCAAGTCGTGGGACGACGCGGCGGTCCCGCCATCCTCCGACCCGAGGACCTGAATCAGTTCCAGCTTTGGGTGACCCGCAACAGCGCGGGTTTGGAACAGCTCAAGGTGCTCAAGGACCGATACGACGATATTCGATGGCGTACCCTTGCCGATCGAACCAGTGAAGAGATGCTTCACATGGTCTGGAATGAATCTGTTCCATTAACCATCGTGGAATCCAATGTATTGACCCTGAACCAACGCTACTATCCGGAATTGGTGGTCCACATGAACCTGGGAGAGCCGCAACAACTGCGCTGGGCCATGCACCCCCAGAGCCGGCATCTTCATCGCGCCGTGGCCCAATGGTTCGCTCAAGCGGGCACCCAGGAGACGATCAAGGGCCTCGTCAGCCACTATTACAGTCATCTGGAAGATTTTGACTACGTCGATATCGCGCGTTATCGGCGTCGCATTTTCAATCTGCTGCCGAAATACAAGAACTACTTCGAAGGGGCGGCCGACCATTATGGATTGGACTGGCAACTGATTGCCGCTCAGTCGTATCAGGAGTCACACTGGAACCCGCGCGCCAAAAGTTTTACCGGCGTACGCGGCATGATGATGCTGACACTTGAAACCGCCAAAACCCTGGGCCTCAAGAATCGAATGGCGGTGGAGGATTCCATCTATGCCGGCACGCGTTATATGGCGCGCCTGCACCGCTTGGTGGGAACCGACGTGGCCGAACCCGATCGCACCTTGATAGCCCTGGCGGCCTACAATCTCGGATTTGGTCACCTGCAGGATGCACGACTGCTTGCCCGCAGGATGGGCAAACCAGACAACACCTGGCGAAGCCTCAGGGAAGTTTTACCGCTGCTGCAACAAAAAATATACTACCAGACGCTTCCCCATGGATATGCCCGCGGCACCGAAGCGGTCCAGTATGTCGACCGCATCCGCACCTACTACCAGGTGTTGAACATGGCCATGGCACCCGATGGGATGAAAGCCGTCGGGGGATAG
- a CDS encoding polysaccharide deacetylase family protein: MLKKLRPKMIIWLIVWSIVQATGPILVSAAPKDSDVINDRDFVIVTVKSEESLASLAGQYLGSIHKAWQIADYNGISSVTPGQRLVIPLRPIAYGGLDKRGFQTVPILYYSKLTADPDDKKRVSAADFDTQLQFLREQGYRTVSLDLFVAFLNFEEQLPPRTVIISFDSTERWVYDIAYPILLRHGFQAALFVRTDRMDQPGHLTWQEIDKLAAAGFDIGTSGLSAKILTRLQSQNDPEAHIKALELEIGEPRRIIHTHLKRPCHYFAYPAGLTDDLVVALLKKHGYKAAFTRREGGNPFFVDNYKIRRSIIQKDKDPLKFRELLTTFNSMDLR, translated from the coding sequence ATGCTTAAAAAACTGAGACCCAAAATGATCATCTGGCTGATCGTCTGGTCCATCGTCCAGGCGACCGGGCCGATTTTGGTGTCTGCGGCGCCGAAGGATTCGGATGTCATCAATGACAGAGATTTCGTCATCGTGACCGTAAAATCCGAGGAGTCCCTGGCGAGCCTGGCCGGTCAGTACCTTGGCAGTATCCATAAGGCCTGGCAGATTGCCGATTATAACGGCATCTCGAGCGTTACCCCGGGACAACGCCTGGTCATTCCCCTCAGGCCGATCGCCTACGGCGGCCTCGACAAGAGGGGATTCCAGACGGTACCGATCCTTTATTATTCAAAACTCACCGCCGATCCTGACGATAAAAAGAGGGTATCCGCCGCCGACTTCGACACCCAACTGCAATTTCTTCGTGAACAAGGATATCGAACGGTATCGCTGGATCTGTTCGTCGCATTCCTTAATTTCGAAGAGCAACTGCCTCCCCGAACCGTGATCATCTCCTTCGACAGCACCGAGCGTTGGGTCTATGACATCGCCTATCCCATCCTGCTGCGCCATGGCTTTCAGGCCGCCCTCTTCGTGCGCACCGACCGCATGGATCAGCCGGGCCACCTCACGTGGCAGGAAATCGATAAACTGGCGGCCGCCGGGTTTGATATCGGCACGAGTGGTCTCTCCGCAAAGATTTTAACGCGCCTCCAATCCCAAAACGACCCCGAAGCGCATATCAAGGCGCTGGAATTGGAAATCGGTGAGCCCCGCAGGATCATCCACACCCATCTGAAACGGCCCTGCCACTACTTTGCCTATCCCGCCGGACTGACCGATGATCTGGTCGTTGCCCTGCTGAAAAAGCATGGATACAAAGCCGCATTCACACGCAGGGAGGGCGGCAACCCGTTCTTCGTCGATAACTATAAAATTCGAAGATCCATCATCCAGAAAGACAAAGACCCCCTGAAATTCCGGGAGCTTCTGACAACCTTCAATTCGATGGACCTGCGATGA
- a CDS encoding adenylate/guanylate cyclase domain-containing protein, with the protein MLPFLRPIATFLGQVRGRLRRGHVTRDDLFIGEVLKRNGIITEFQLKSALDSQREILIQKGRAVRLGQVIVELGFAEESAIIRTINSEYQIEVTSLSDDIRELLAYKYGSYFERLPRPRIPMWLQMAVATTFIIVLTIFTLSMVVLGQQKERLYEQTVRLGMVSLNYFANNAPIPLLEDDILRLNTLIKEAARVEGLRYALIVGTNNLIKAHTDINLIGVPFKQFAENPVTTEKSDVTYYSYDRPDGERLLDLYRNISFKDKLLGQVHVGISLNFIEDLVRQERISVVLITLGILGVGLLVALLYGFRFSRPISDLLKATQEIAKGNYQFRVPVKRNDELGTLGASFNKMGQELWKNAMTQKSFGKYVGNEVLDMILANPETEWLKGTRNEATILFGDVRGFTSYAESKAPEQVVEALNAYLEMATRVIIKYGGYIDKFIGDAVLGVFGVPVFRQDHVERAVRAALYLQEELLKESLHGNKLLASVGISIHTGEVVAGNVGSQSKMEYTVIGDSVNLASRLNAFAGAGEVIVSRQVCERLSASLEAEHLGQKAIKGKSEPVDIFRALRIKSRIHA; encoded by the coding sequence ATGCTGCCGTTTCTAAGGCCCATAGCCACCTTCCTCGGCCAGGTGCGCGGACGCCTGCGCCGGGGTCATGTGACACGCGACGACCTGTTTATTGGTGAGGTCCTCAAACGCAACGGCATCATTACCGAGTTCCAGCTTAAAAGCGCCCTGGACAGCCAACGCGAGATCCTGATCCAAAAGGGCCGCGCAGTCAGGCTTGGCCAAGTCATCGTGGAACTGGGTTTCGCGGAAGAATCGGCAATTATCCGAACGATCAACAGCGAATACCAGATCGAAGTCACCTCCCTGTCCGATGACATCCGGGAATTGCTGGCCTATAAGTACGGCAGCTATTTCGAACGACTGCCCCGTCCGCGCATCCCCATGTGGCTTCAGATGGCCGTGGCCACGACGTTCATCATCGTGTTGACCATCTTTACCCTCAGCATGGTGGTCCTGGGCCAACAAAAAGAGCGGCTCTACGAACAGACCGTGCGTCTGGGCATGGTCAGCCTCAACTATTTTGCCAACAATGCCCCCATCCCGCTGCTCGAAGATGATATTTTGAGACTCAACACCCTGATCAAGGAAGCGGCGCGTGTCGAGGGGTTGCGGTATGCACTAATCGTCGGTACCAACAACCTGATCAAAGCCCACACGGATATCAACCTGATCGGGGTCCCCTTCAAGCAATTCGCCGAAAACCCGGTCACCACCGAAAAAAGCGACGTCACCTACTACAGCTACGATCGGCCGGACGGAGAACGGCTCCTCGACCTTTACCGCAACATCAGCTTCAAAGACAAACTCCTGGGGCAGGTTCACGTAGGCATCTCATTGAATTTCATAGAAGATCTGGTACGACAAGAGCGCATCTCGGTGGTCTTGATCACCCTGGGCATTCTGGGCGTCGGGCTGCTCGTTGCGCTGCTCTACGGCTTTCGTTTTTCAAGACCGATCTCGGATCTGCTCAAAGCCACCCAGGAGATCGCCAAGGGCAACTATCAGTTCCGCGTACCGGTCAAACGCAATGACGAACTGGGGACGTTGGGCGCCTCTTTCAACAAGATGGGTCAGGAGCTGTGGAAAAATGCCATGACCCAGAAATCCTTTGGAAAATACGTGGGCAACGAAGTGCTGGACATGATCCTTGCCAATCCGGAAACCGAATGGTTAAAGGGAACCCGAAATGAGGCGACGATTCTGTTCGGCGATGTGCGGGGCTTCACCTCTTATGCCGAAAGCAAGGCCCCCGAACAGGTGGTCGAGGCGTTGAATGCCTATCTCGAGATGGCGACCCGGGTGATCATCAAATATGGCGGCTATATCGACAAGTTCATCGGTGACGCGGTGCTAGGGGTTTTTGGCGTTCCGGTCTTCCGACAGGATCATGTGGAGCGCGCGGTGCGTGCCGCCCTATACCTGCAGGAGGAGTTGCTCAAGGAGAGCCTGCACGGCAACAAGCTGCTGGCCTCGGTGGGCATCAGCATCCATACGGGCGAGGTGGTGGCCGGCAACGTCGGTTCCCAATCGAAGATGGAGTACACCGTCATCGGCGACAGCGTCAATCTGGCTTCCCGGCTCAACGCATTCGCCGGCGCCGGTGAAGTCATCGTCAGCCGGCAGGTTTGCGAGCGCCTGAGCGCATCCCTCGAGGCCGAACATTTGGGGCAAAAGGCCATCAAAGGCAAATCGGAACCCGTGGACATTTTCAGGGCCCTTCGAATCAAAAGTCGAATTCATGCTTAA
- a CDS encoding class II fumarate hydratase translates to MPSIVASREFREEQDSMGVVRVPAEAYYGSQTQRAAENFAGSGIKPPTAFLHALALVKRCAAQTNAVLGILETRLADAIVASADEVLTGAFDDQFVVDLFQTGSGTSTNMNMNEVLASRANEILTGQRGGRSPVHPNDHVNMGQSSNDAIPTALHVAAARHIDQALRPALDHLRASLAQKSIAFNHVRKIGRTHLQDAVPMTLGQAFSGFVRQIDLAIERMDAVMPRLCELALGGTAVGSGLNAHPQFAGATIERLSNLTKIRFTEAANHFEAQGARDAVVETSGALKTVAVGLVKIANDIRWLGSGPRCGIGELRLPALQPGSSIMPGKVNPVIPEAVIQMAYQVMGNDTTITLAGQSGNFELNVTLPLLAHNLLQSLDMVAVAARLLADKCVQKLEADEKRCEQFIEQSLALVTGLVPDIGYDRAAELAKRAYDTGKTIRQVVTEARVLPEKRIDELLG, encoded by the coding sequence ATGCCTTCGATCGTCGCCTCCCGGGAATTTCGTGAAGAACAAGACAGCATGGGCGTCGTGCGTGTTCCAGCAGAGGCGTACTATGGCTCTCAAACCCAACGGGCGGCAGAGAATTTCGCAGGCAGCGGGATCAAACCTCCCACGGCTTTTTTACACGCCCTGGCCCTGGTAAAACGCTGCGCGGCGCAGACAAATGCCGTATTGGGAATTTTGGAGACCCGCCTGGCCGATGCCATTGTCGCATCGGCCGACGAGGTTCTTACCGGTGCCTTCGACGATCAATTCGTGGTGGACCTGTTTCAAACCGGATCGGGCACTTCCACCAACATGAACATGAACGAGGTGCTGGCGTCACGGGCCAACGAAATATTGACCGGGCAACGGGGCGGAAGGTCGCCGGTCCACCCCAACGACCATGTCAACATGGGACAGTCGAGCAACGATGCGATACCGACGGCGTTGCATGTCGCGGCGGCCCGGCATATCGACCAGGCCCTGCGGCCGGCCCTCGACCATCTGAGGGCGTCGCTGGCCCAAAAGTCGATCGCCTTCAATCATGTGCGCAAAATCGGAAGAACCCACCTGCAGGACGCCGTTCCCATGACGCTCGGCCAGGCCTTCTCGGGTTTCGTTCGCCAAATCGATCTGGCCATCGAGCGTATGGACGCGGTCATGCCCAGGTTGTGCGAATTGGCGTTGGGAGGTACGGCCGTGGGCAGTGGTCTCAATGCCCATCCCCAGTTTGCGGGTGCGACCATCGAGCGCCTATCCAACCTGACCAAGATCCGGTTCACCGAGGCGGCTAACCATTTCGAGGCCCAGGGTGCGCGCGATGCGGTCGTTGAAACCAGCGGCGCACTCAAGACCGTGGCGGTCGGTCTGGTGAAAATCGCCAATGACATCCGTTGGCTGGGGTCGGGCCCCCGTTGCGGTATCGGTGAGCTCAGGCTGCCCGCCTTGCAGCCCGGTTCGTCTATCATGCCGGGCAAGGTCAACCCCGTGATCCCGGAAGCGGTGATCCAGATGGCCTACCAGGTGATGGGCAACGATACGACGATTACCCTCGCCGGTCAGTCCGGAAATTTCGAGTTGAATGTGACCCTGCCGCTGCTGGCCCACAACCTGCTGCAGTCTCTGGACATGGTAGCGGTCGCCGCTCGTCTGCTGGCCGACAAGTGTGTTCAAAAGTTGGAAGCGGACGAAAAAAGATGCGAACAGTTCATCGAACAAAGCCTCGCGCTGGTGACCGGGCTTGTTCCCGACATCGGGTACGACCGGGCCGCCGAATTGGCCAAGCGCGCCTACGATACCGGAAAAACCATTCGTCAGGTGGTCACCGAGGCAAGGGTGCTGCCTGAAAAAAGAATTGATGAGCTACTGGGCTGA
- a CDS encoding ferritin family protein has protein sequence MMYDFNADDIFEIAEQLERNGAQFYRTAAGSTQDSDARELLLKLAAMEDDHEKTFAQMRSELKASEKKATVFDPEGDAVAYLRALADTRVFFEKPIDTSSLEAILKDAITAEKDSIVFYLGMREAVPADLGRDRLDDVIQEEMGHIRLLSKSLVASKK, from the coding sequence ATGATGTACGATTTCAACGCCGATGACATTTTTGAAATTGCTGAACAACTGGAGCGAAACGGTGCCCAATTCTACCGCACCGCAGCCGGATCCACCCAGGATTCGGATGCGCGCGAGCTGTTGCTCAAACTGGCTGCCATGGAAGATGATCACGAGAAGACTTTTGCCCAAATGAGATCCGAGCTCAAGGCCTCTGAGAAGAAGGCGACCGTTTTCGATCCGGAAGGCGATGCGGTGGCCTATCTCAGGGCATTGGCAGACACGCGTGTTTTTTTCGAAAAACCGATCGACACCTCTTCCCTGGAGGCAATTTTGAAAGATGCCATCACGGCCGAAAAGGATTCCATTGTTTTTTACCTGGGGATGCGCGAAGCGGTGCCGGCGGATCTGGGGCGCGATCGGCTGGACGACGTGATTCAGGAAGAGATGGGGCACATCCGCTTGTTGAGCAAATCCCTGGTGGCCTCGAAAAAATAG
- a CDS encoding Crp/Fnr family transcriptional regulator, with amino-acid sequence MASDTEGFRKRDILNLSPLFGGLDNEQLDRLEEISREMSFDRNAPIFWEGDEGNGFYIVSTGKIKIFKVSPEGKEQILHIYGPGQPFGEVPVFSGQHFPANAQAVEKSRLLFFPRQVFIDLITAHPSLALNMLAMLSMRLRQFTVQVENLSLKEVPGRLASYLLYLSEELASANDIRLPISKGQLASLLGTIPETLSRILGKMSAQGIITVQGAEIAINDRTALEDLAENGRLAE; translated from the coding sequence ATGGCATCAGACACCGAAGGGTTCCGAAAACGTGATATTCTCAACCTGAGCCCCTTGTTCGGCGGCCTGGATAACGAACAGCTGGACCGGCTCGAGGAGATCAGCCGGGAAATGTCCTTTGATCGCAATGCCCCGATCTTCTGGGAAGGGGACGAGGGGAACGGCTTTTATATCGTTTCCACCGGAAAAATTAAGATCTTCAAGGTATCCCCGGAAGGCAAAGAACAGATCCTGCACATATACGGTCCGGGCCAGCCATTCGGGGAAGTACCGGTCTTCTCGGGGCAACATTTTCCAGCCAACGCCCAAGCCGTGGAAAAAAGCCGGTTGCTCTTTTTCCCCCGCCAGGTGTTCATCGATCTAATCACCGCCCATCCTTCCCTGGCGCTCAACATGCTGGCTATGCTCAGCATGCGGCTGCGCCAGTTTACGGTTCAGGTGGAGAATTTATCCCTGAAGGAGGTGCCGGGTCGATTGGCCTCCTATCTGCTTTACCTCTCCGAAGAGCTGGCGTCGGCAAATGACATCCGCCTGCCGATTTCCAAAGGGCAATTGGCCAGCCTGTTGGGGACCATTCCGGAAACGCTCTCGCGCATACTGGGCAAGATGTCCGCGCAGGGGATCATCACGGTGCAGGGAGCGGAGATCGCTATCAATGATCGAACCGCACTCGAAGATCTCGCAGAAAACGGCCGGCTGGCGGAGTAG